A DNA window from Setaria viridis chromosome 2, Setaria_viridis_v4.0, whole genome shotgun sequence contains the following coding sequences:
- the LOC117846620 gene encoding manganese-dependent ADP-ribose/CDP-alcohol diphosphatase: protein MMSVANGVAAASAKEPMFSFGVIADVQYADIPDGRSFLGVPRYYRHSISVLQRAVNRWNKHGNIKFSINFGDIIDGYCPKDKSLSAVQKVLDEFDVFDGPTYHMFGNHCLYNLPRSKLVSLLKMPTHSDRAYYDFSPCPEFRIVVLDAYDFSCLGWPHDHPVTAAATKLLDEKNPNTDKNSPDGLVGIDRRFVKFNGAVGEEQLSWLNDVLQDASTLHQNVIICSHLPMDPGASSPAALMWNYDEVMAIVHRYNCVKACFAGHDHKGGHSVDSHGVHHRTLEAALECPPGTSAFGHVEVYPDRLLLVGSDRMANTEIHF from the coding sequence ATGATGTCTGTGGCAAATGGAgtggctgctgcttctgcgAAGGAACCCATGTTTTCGTTTGGTGTAATTGCTGATGTGCAGTATGCCGATATCCCAGATGGCCGCTCATTCCTCGGCGTCCCGCGCTACTACCGCCACAGCATCAGTGTCCTCCAAAGGGCTGTCAATAGATGGAACAAGCATGGCAACATTAAGTTCTCGATCAACTTTGGCGACATAATCGATGGCTACTGCCCAAAGGACAAATCGCTGTCGGCGGTGCAGAAGGTCCTTGATGAATTCGACGTGTTTGACGGGCCAACCTATCACATGTTTGGCAACCATTGCCTCTACAACCTTCCTCGCAGCAAGCTGGTGTCTTTGCTGAAGATGCCAACCCATTCAGATCGAGCTTATTATGACTTCTCGCCATGCCCTGAGTTCAGAATTGTTGTTTTGGATGCTTATGACTTCAGTTGCCTTGGCTGGCCCCATGATCATCCTGTGACTGCAGCAGCAACGAAGCTCCTGGATGAAAAGAACCCAAACACTGACAAGAACAGCCCTGATGGTCTGGTTGGCATTGACAGGCGATTTGTGAAGTTTAATGGTGCAGTTGGCGAGGAGCAGCTGTCCTGGCTCAATGATGTGCTCCAGGACGCATCGACACTTCATCAAAATGTCATCATATGCAGCCATCTCCCAATGGATCCCGGTGCTTCTTCCCCGGCAGCTCTCATGTGGAACTACGATGAGGTTATGGCTATTGTTCACCGGTACAACTGTGTCAAGGCCTGCTTTGCAGGGCATGACCACAAGGGTGGCCACTCTGTGGACTCGCACGGTGTGCATCACCGCACTCTTGAGGCTGCATTGGAGTGTCCTCCTGGCACCAGCGCTTTTGGGCATGTTGAAGTGTATCCTGACAGGCTGCTGCTTGTAGGTTCTGACAGAATGGCCAATACTGAAATCCATTTTTGA
- the LOC117845661 gene encoding uncharacterized protein yields the protein MGAGLLLGDAAGLGTHLAIHRRSGTRLYLRGWAPRPRLGAAACVSRNRGRRGHVARFAASAAGGGDEPGELSEDEAQRESEAELNRRLKEAEEMEELERTAEQLQSQAAAEATEESEEEKRERVRRELQKVAQEQAERRATAKQMFELGQKAYGRGMYGRSIEFLEAALTIIRPSSLLGGEIQIWLAMAYEANRRHKDCIALYKELESSHPMINIRRQAAELRYILEAPKLKISNDEVVTIPQIGSSWDWYAGTWSDKIKEQEDKKRMMSAASNQVQPSPNIFGDFSFLRRPSEWKKSAWVVITLWILLIGTAIYLQT from the exons ATGGGcgccgggctcctcctcggcgacgccgccggcctGGGGACCCACCTCGCCATCCACCGCCGGTCTGGGACGCGCCTCTACCTCCGCGGCTGGGCCCCGCGCCCGCGGCTCGGCGCGGCCGCTTGCGTCTCGCGgaaccgcggccgccgcggccacgtGGCGAGGttcgcggcctccgccgcgggcggcggggacgagcccggggagctgtcggaggaCGAGGCGCAGAGGGAGTCGGAGGCGGAGCTGAACCGGCGGCTGAAGGAGGctgaggagatggaggagctggagcgcACCGCCGAGCAGCTGCAGAgccaggccgccgccgaggccaccgaggagtcggaggaggagaagcgcgAGCGCGTCCGCCGCGAGCTCCAGAAG GTGGCACAAGAGCAGGCAGAAAGGAGGGCAACGGCCAAGCAAATGTTTGAATTGGGGCAAAAGGCATACGGGAGGGGAATGTATGGCCGTTCAATTGAATTCTTGGAGGCTGCACTCACTATCATACGTCCCTCCTCTCTCCTAGGTGGCGAG ATCCAAATTTGGCTTGCAATGGCATACGAGGCCAATAGGAGGCACAAGGATTGCATTGCATTGTACAAAGAATTGGAAAGTAGCCACCCCATGATCAATATCAGGCGGCAGGCCGCTGAACTCAGATACATTTTAGAGGCACCCAAGTTGAAGATATCAAATGACGAGGTGGTCACAATACCACAAATTGGGAGCAGCTGGGATTG GTATgccggaacatggagcgacaaAATCAAGGAACAAGAGGACAAGAAAAGAATGATGAGTGCTGCTAGCAACCAAGTTCAACCTTCTCCAAACATCTTTGGAGACTTCTCCTTCTTGCGACGGCCAAGTGAATGGAAGAAGAGCGCATGGGTGGTCATTACTTTATGGATCCTTTTGATTGGTACAGCAATCTATCTGCAAACATGA